TTTTTTATGTATAGTCTCTTTGTATCTAAATCTCTACAGCTCACTATTTATAATTactaccaggagcccatctggagcgtgcaacttccatacagcgtcggtgagacggcgttttcacaagtaggttcatttttagactagcccttcccgcgaattaggttaaaaaacaaaggcagttccggttcggtgaccctatgacttcagattaatttcttgtaattggtcatcgggctcctgtgggagtctcattcgcggaaaattcaatctaaaaataattcggtctttgaaaacgccgttacacgaacacagtagagttgtaggctccgggtcatgggttcctgttaCTACCTCATAACTGGCTCGATacacttttttttataagaacattTTCAGTTTACAAGAACGCCTTTCACGCCGGAGATcaaccaaagttttaagaaCATACTAATTATTTGTACTACTAGTCAGATCGAAGCTTCAAcatcttccccccccccccccttcgggCATACTCCGGGCATTTGACGCCTTTTCCTGCCCGGGGGGAGGGAATTTGATCATCTTAGTCTTTCCGGGGGCGAAGCATTTGATCACCGCTCCTAGGGGGTGGGGATTTCCATGGGGCCATTTGATCACCTGAAATAGACCTATGATGAGGCATGTGAACAGCTTTTTGGCCCGGGGAGGGGGGATTTCAacaaaaaatttccaaaaattcaaatgcccggggggttGCCCgagggggatgttgaagcttcgatttgactggtacatacCCAAGCTGAGAGTGAATTAAGAATgtctttaaattattttgcttatttttttgtttttgtgagtagtataaataaCGGTAATAGAAATATAAACTGCGGTAGTCTACACAGGAAAATTCACTCTAATACTTAGCGAAGTCTTTTAACATTAGCAATGTGGTGTTCTTATTGCATGCTACACCAAAGAACAACTTCGTTTAGTTATAGTCGAACTTAGTATGCCACACAACTTCAGTTTAAGAAAATGTTAAGAATGCTTTCAGGCtcaaatagcaaaaacaacaacaagaaagaacAACAAGAAAGTTCCGGCTCAGCCCTAAAATAAGTCGTTCGTGTGGCTCATTGGGGCCTGCAGTACTCAGCAACTCACGGGGGTAGCTTCCGTCGTTCTTGTTTACAGCACGTTTCATTTGCTATCGAAAGCCAGCTCTATTGCAATTGAAGAAATTACGTGATATCGGCTATTCATAAAGAAGGTGGGTGTACATGTGTTCAAGGTTAGAAGCTGTAATTTTCGTGATCTTTTGAATTCATAATAGAGAATACTCAATCCACTTTGTTCTAAAAAGGtattaccaggagcccatgactaggagcctcactatgcattatatccttgagtcaacctttgcgcgtatctttctatttttagaactaatccttcagcaggaaactcacatttacaacaatttacatcaatttgcacaatttgcatacattgctttttctatttttgtccttgtttcacaataactatattcgagcaaaagttgactcatagggcttgtttgggagaggcaagctcctactcatgggctcctagTGTTACCCcatcaaaaagaacattgtccccaatattaatttttaagccTCGAGGGAACAGCCAGTAGTGACGTCTCTAATTCGATGTTGCTCTTTACAAGAAGAGATAACAGATCAGTATCCTATGTCCCAGTGAGTTGCGTATAGcaacatacaccttattccaaaatggcccccattttagtattcttttgtttccttgcaaattggcccttttggcctcgctttcaaacggaAAATTCAAAACGAATATTTACCCTTGAACGAGACTAAAAGGGTCAATTTGTAATCAAataaaagaatactaaaatggtggttTTACCAAGGTGTAAAAACCTgcgaaactttttctttgttttgtttgctccTTGTAGGGTTAAGTTattctttgatgtttttttgctcttttgttttctttgtgtcacGTCATCCgtaagtttcacaggtttttacagcGAGAATGAgccaaaatggtggccattttggaataaggtgtgtaAGACATGCACAGTGCAACCCCGCCTTACGACCACCCGGTTAATACGACCACCCATTTATTACGACCACATTTTTTATGGCCCGAACAAAAGCCCACACATTCTCTTATCTGAAAACCCCGTTAATCCGACCACCCCGTTATTACGACCACGGACCACCTTTTGGAGTCCTCAGTCcttattttctttacaaaattaCCCCTTTAATACGACTGGTTAAATTGACTACAGTTTCAATGGAAAAAAACTGTAGATGGCAATTTTGATCCACCAGTTATTCTCGAACTTCCAGACAACTGGGAGGATACGTTCTTTTGATGAGTAGCACATGAAGGAGGAGAGGAAACAAATGATACTTGAGCCTGCAGAAATGCTCCCGGTTGGGTTTAGGGCGAGTTAGCCGAGTGGGACGAGCCAAGAGCGGTCTGGTGATGAGTCCCACTCGCTTCGCTCGCGGATTCACGCTCCGACTCCCACTCGCTTCGCTCGCGGATTCACGTTTCACTCGCCCAATTTTTTCCGCCCTCCCTGGgagcctgttcgcaggctaatgATACTGGTGAAAGAGGCGTTAGTGAGGATGAAATCAATGTTCACCTCCGGCAAATGTCATGCCCAAAATAACTTCATTTACGGAAGCATCATTTAACTTGCAAGATGTTTAGAATTTTCGAGAGATAGAGGGCAATATAAAAACCGCTGACATCTCGCATCTCGCTTGTGTACAAAATGATTGGCGTAAAGGCCCACGTTCAccctacaggcattgcgtgccgtggaaaaataatccagccaaagctgaaattcatccaatcagatagGAACTGAACGACGTCATTGTTTTTCGCATTACATGCACTCGGTTTTGTTCAGTTACAATGAACTACGTTTGTAAGGTtgaaaaaataactgtgaaaaGGTTGATTTATAAAATTAAAGGTAATCAAGTGTAGTACCAGTTAAAGCGTGTTGTATCATAATGTGACCCTGCCTCATTACACGACCACCCCGTGTTTATACGACCAATTTTCCATGGCCCAAAGGTGATCTTTTCAACGGGGTTCCACTTTATTAATTGTTTGCATATAATCGACTACGACTTCTGCCTATATAATTGTCCCTCATAATGTCAATCTTCGTACCAATAATTCGGTCCCTTAAAAGATTAAAAAGCCCAGCTATTCCCTATATTAGGTATGACGGAATACGAATTCTATTTTTTTTGATATGGAACTATGAACTTTTATTTGGATTTTCTAGTTGTTACAGTTAACTTGATATAAATGGCCCTCTCTAGTAAACGCCTCATATCTATTCAACGCCCCCCTTACAACACAAACGTAGTCATTTAACAAACGCCCCGGGCTTTTATTAGGTCATTTACAGTATCCTCTTAGCGAGGAAAATTCCCATTGAGCGGAAGGAAGCTAAAATCAAGAAGGGAGATAAAAGTTATGTTAAGTCTGCTCCGTTTCTATGCAAGCTATTTACCCGCGAGGACCCGAGAGATACAGGAAAATAGCGATGAAATGACATACGAAATAAACCGCATGGGCTATCCCAGAATTGCGCaaggaactggggcgagtttcaaatttgaaccaatcgataaattgacaccatcacgtGAAAGAACTTTGAGAacccatcccataatgcaacaCATCTTGGGGGTTACTTTGcataaaacaatacaagttatttactcttgggactgtatcatgcttcaatgaactggatatccatagTTTTAATACAAATAACCCTCCAAAATGAACTCTATAAGGCCTTGCTGTCATCAATAATCTGAATAATGCAACCCCCTTCGTTCCCAAAATATGAAAGCTTTTTAGAGCTACCGTTTCCACGAGATTCGTGTTTTTAACACTGAGTACAAACGTGAACACCATTAACTCCGGAGAAAAGGTTAAGGCCACCGGCGCTTCTTGAATCCTTTTGCTGGTTGATATTTGACAAGTTGAGAAAGGAGTAAAACCCAACGCTgggattcattttctttttgatcGAAATGCTGCTCTTTGTTGGGGCCTGGGATTGTGTGTTGGGGTCTCCTACGCCTGGTTGCGTTTCAACTACAGTTGCAAAAATTTTATTATGGACAGCGGCATAGAATGAGAGATTCGGCTGATTTTCGAAAGAGTGCATAGTGAAGATTTTTTAAGATTTCGCAAAGAGGACACTAGCCTGAATTTCAGCCGCCTCCTCCGCTCGCTAAGTCACTTGGGGCCGAGTGACTTAGCGAGCGGAGGAGGCGGCTGAAATTCAGGCTAAGAGGACACTAGCTATAACAAAATTTACAAATGAACGATTTCGATGGCAAACTTTTAGAAGCTAGAAAAGCAGAAAATACAAGTCGCAGCATCTCCTAACTGGTATGCATTGAATTTCCACAGAGTGCAGAATTTTTTTATAAGCCGCTTCATGTGGGAGACGGCCTACATTTACAACTAGTacgtagtaatcaaagattatgaGAGTGCGTTCGACGCCGTCACTTTAATATATAATTTCACTTGCTGACTTTCAGCCTCTGTCTATTGCTTGAATCCACGTTTTTCATCGATATATATCATAGTGTCAAAGTCCATGCCAGGTTAGCGTGGCCCTTGTACAAACTACGATTTGTTGACAAGTTGCGTGACTGCGCCAGTTCCGTAGATTCGGAAGTTTAATagatctaaaatatttacatttatagcCTTCAAATTTCGTATTAACCGGTAATGTTTAAGCGTAAAAGCTAATTTGTAAACggaagcacaaataacagcaaACATTTGCAATTGCATGCTCGTTTATCGTAAACAAACTCCGTGCAACTGATTTGAGTATTTCCCCTGATGAATAAAGTATTTTCATAATTTGCCGTTCCTTGGTTCAGGCTCACTCTTAAGGATCTTGCCTTCAGATTACTTTTCCACCAATTCCAAACAATATTTGACCGGATAAAGACTAAGCTCCATGTATCTGTCGGCCTGGAACTAATCAACAAATGCAATCAAAatacggttaacatcccaaagccaaggcgattcaaagtccTGTTCGTTAACATATAAATTAAACAACGGACAATTCCCTCAGATTTCGATAAATGCTACCGTCGAagcgtttaaggacggtgcctactattgttattgcgcatacgttctcttggcaagtgctcttggtatcaaaaaagaaaattgggggtaaccacgtattttttcagagataattaagcttgaatttggaaaagaacgccatacattgctttgaattttaaagctttttacaaatatttttgattaattatcttcgaaaaatgtgtgTTTACCCGCAATtatctttttgaatttcaataacacttgttaaaatctgcttttcccgcatagtcagtaaaccgctccaaaatacatttgaattagtaggcaccgtccttaaattcaCCAAAATCCATCGATGAGAGCACAAAATAGCGGAGCTACGGCGACTGAGGCTCCGCCCCGAGGTCCGACCCCTTACACTTTTATAAACCATTTTTGGTAGAAAAGATACCTTTACTTAGACCACTCATTGACAAATGGTACCCATTTCGTAGACCTTCCATTGACAAATGGTTCCCCGTTTCGTATACCTTCCGTTAGAATATAATGAAAGGCCCTTTTAAATTCCTAAATCCTTTCAAATACTTCGACTCGTGAAATCTCTACCCTTTTATATACCTGAAGCGTGAAAAAGGTACCCTTTTCGGGCGGAGCCTCCCCGTATAGGCCATTAAAgagagtacccccccccccccaccccggggGCTTGCTCACATGTTCGCCGCATATCTGATCACATGTCTTAGTACCAGTTTTTCGACCGAGATATAAGTTGAAAGTCATGCCACGAAACAACGCTTTAAAATGCGGCACGAGTTTGAGGAATTTTATCTGGCCAGGCCATCGGATCGTCTAACTTACCACATTGTAATATATGCAAAATGAATTAGAATGCATAATcgactattaataataataaatagttcTTGTATGGCGCATTCCCACAGATCAATGCGCCTTACAACCATTTTATCGCTAAATAAATACCCTATCTAATCAATGATAAAAAAGGACTCTCTAAAAAGATACGTTTTAAGTTtagttttaaaacaattaactgTCTTCGCTTTTTTAATGTCCTTAGGCAAAGAGTTCCATAATTTTGGTGCTGGGAACAAAAAGCTCTGCCACCATAAAAGTCAGTTCTAATCGTTTTAGGATAAAGTAGTAAGTGTGACcagaggcacccaacgagaatgtagttcaaaaccacttagacatagcatcgttaaacgtattttagtatttaaacggtagatataggcatatttttatcccctagtgatccgaaaattgtagggcaacctcgttcccaaggcTTTTCTCCCACCTTCCcttcggcggagaaaagccctgggaacgaggttgattgtAGGGATCAAAACTCACCTTTTCGAacatttcagccagaaaaaaggctcccgaaaattctaggtgacctttttagggtaaaaaatcCGTTAAAGATGGTCaattatataattttttagaagttagaaaagcctaggacaggcaggcaagcaagaaattttacaaaaaattttccgaaaattctagatctcaaatcgtcttccgaacagatactTTCCGAAAAtggacgttgggtgcccctgtgtgACGATGATCTTAAAATTCAAGACGGATGTTACTCGTCAATTAAAGGCATCAAATAGTTTGCTGCCTGACTGTCCATGCAGGGTGTTATAAGTTATGAGGATCTTGAATTGAATTCTCCTCTCAACTGAGAGCCAATGTAAAATCTTGAACAAAGGCGTTACATGATCTGACCGTTTCACTATTGGTGTTCCTAATCGTTTTCTCTGAATATCAAAGCTTGCTGCAGTCATTGGAGGTCAACCGGAGGTGAATTTATCCAGCACAACCCGCGAGATCTCCACTCATCATCAATGCATTCCTAAATCCGATGAGGAATCTTCtccaaagtaaaaaaaaaagccaaatagGTACTTTCTTCCCTTGGTTATGTGATTTATCTCCTTTCTTATGGCCTCTTACTCTCACAAGTTACGTCTTTCAACAGCAAAGAAATTCCAGCCATTCATGACAAACATAGGTTACTGTTAACcagaataaaaacaaactatcagctgtgcttgcatgatcttctccgagcagctttatccgcacatctactGAATGCCCGTTAAgaagactgcagagcagaggtaaaatcacgtAACGAATgttgtgtcaccccgagtgaatggtaactctCAGCTGTGATAGCATGttcttctccgaacaattttattcgcacatctaatgcgcgctgctttgactgcagagcagaggtaaaatcacctaacgaatgccgTGTTATCCCGAGTGAATGGTGActctcagctgtgcttgcatgagcttctccgaacaattttattcgctcatctaatgcccgctgctttgactgcagagcagaggtaaaatcacctaacgaatgctgtgttaTCCCGAGTGAATAGTAActctcagctgtgcttgcatgatcttctccgaacaattttattcGCTCATCTAATGCTCGTTGAGCAGACTGCATAGCAGAGGTAAAATcgcctaacgaatgctgtgtcaccgcgagtgaatggtaactcccagctgtgcttgcatgatcttctccgaacaattttattcgcacatctaatgcccgctgctttgactgcaTAGCAGagttaaaatcacctaacgaatgctgtgccaccccgagtgaatcgtaactctcagctgtgcttgcatgatcttctccgaacaattttagtcgcacatctaatgcccgttgaGCAGACTGCATAGCAAAGGTAAGATCACCTAACGAATACTGTGTCCCCCCAAGTGAATGGTAACTCTCAGCTGTGCTTGcgtgatcttctccgaacagtattttccgcacatctaatgcccgtcgggcagactgcagagcagaggtaaaatcacctaacgaatgctgtgtcaccacgagtgaatggtaactctcagctgtgcttgcatgatcttctccgaacaattttattcgctcatctaatgcccgctgctttgactgcagagcagaggtaaaatcacctagcGAATGCTGTGTTATCCCGAGTAAATGGTGActctcagctgtgcttgcatgatcttctccgaacaattttattcgcacatctaatgctCGTTGAGCAGACTGCATAGCAGAGATAAAATcgcctaacgaatgctgtgtcaccgcgagtgaatggtaactcccagctgtgcttgcatgatcttctccgaacaattttattcgcacatctaatgcgcgctgctttgactgcagagcagaggtaaaatcacctaacgaatgctgtgttaTCCCGAGTGAATGGTGActctcagctgtgcttgcatgagcttctccgaacaattttattcgctcatctaatgcccgctgctttgactgcagagcagaggtaaaatcacctaacgaatgctgtgttaTCCCGAGTGAATAGTAActctcagctgtgcttgcatgatcttctccgaacaattttattcGCTCATCTAATGCTCGTTGAGCAGACTGCATAGCATAGGTAAAATcgcctaacgaatgctgtgtcaccgcgagtgaatggtaactcccagctgtgcttgcatgatcttctccgaacaattttattcgcacatctaatgcccgctgctttgactgcaCAGCAGagttaaaatcacctaacgaatgctgtgccaccccgagtgaatcgtaactctcagctgtgcttgcatgatcttctccgaacaattttagtcgcacatctaatgcccgctgctttgacttaagagcagaggtaaaatcgcCTAACGAATGCTgcgtcaccccgagtgaatcgtAACTcccagctgtgcttgcatgatcttctccgaacaattttattcgcacatctaatgcccgctgctttgacttaagagcagaggtaaaatcgcCTAACGAAtactgtgtcaccccgagtgaatggtaactctcagctgtgcttgcatgatcttctccgaacaattttattcgcacatctaatgcccgctgctttgactTAAGGGCAGAGGTAAAATcgcctaacgaatgctgtgtcaccccgagtgaatggtaactccCAGCTGTGCTTGCGTGATCTTCTCCGAGCAATTttattcgcacatctaatgcccgctgctttgactggagagcagaggtaaaatctcCTAACGCATGCTGTGTCTCCCCAAGTGAACGGTAACTCTCAGCTGTGAtagcatgatcttctccgagcaattttattcgcacatctaatgcccgttgaGCAGACTGCATAGCAAAGGTAAGATCACCTAACGAATACTGTGTccccccgagtgaatggtaactctcagctgtgcttgcatgatcttctccgaacaattttagtcgcacatctaatgcccgctggtttgactgcagagcagaggtaaaatcacctaacgaatgctgtgtcaccccgagtgaatggtaactctcagctgtgcttgcatgatcttctccgaacaattttagTCGCACAGCTAATGCCCGTTGAgcagactggagagcagaggtaaaatcacctaaggAATGCTGTGTCGCCCCAAGTGAATGGTAACTCttagctgtgcttgcatgatcttctccgaacaattttagtcgcacatctaatgcccgttgagcagactggagagcagaggtaaaatcacctaaggAATGCTGTGTCGCCCCAAGTGAATGGTAGCTATGGGCTAAGAATGCATTTGCTTTTTGCTTATTTGTTCTCAATAGGATATCACGAGCGCACGTCTTGAAATCAAGAGCCTTTGAGTAGTTCTTCTTGTAGTGGTGGAATTCACCGAATTTTTGGTAGATCTTTGCAAGAGGGTGATTGCATTCTTGAGAACGACGGGTCACGGTTGAATCAACGTTCTCCTCTGGGCCTGAAGAGCTATATTTGAATTGCTCGAGTGTTGCGTGGTTACTTGCGACTGATTCTTCGAAAGCTGATCTAACAACCCCCTCTTCTGTGAATGTTGACTCCAGAAGACCCATAACATTAcagcaaaaatgaaacaaataaaaaggGGTTTTGGAATTTATCTGGAGATCATTTAACATTCGAAGGGCAGGGTTAATTACAAATTGCTGGGTGTCAGTGTCAAAGAAGTTCTTTGCTGCTTCCGTGATGTGAAATATAACTAGGAATTGCAATGGCCAATAATTACCCGAGTCAAAAGTGTTTGTTTGAAGTTCTTTgctattttttggtttttttcctttgcgtCCAAGAGGTGGAATAACAATCAGTTGCTCGTCTGCAGCGGAATTGCATTCCTTGCGTGCTTTGTCATAGTAGTAAGTCGAGGTAGATGGGTCGTTTAAGAACTGATAGTAGACCGCCATGACTTGGTTAACAACGAGCCTTAGAATTTTCTGCTCTCCACTTTCACGCATTAAAGAAAGAACTTCTTGCAGGCACTGTATCCCGCTCTCAACCTCGCCGTTAACAAGCTGACAGATGCCAAAGTAACACAAGTATTTACTCCTTTCATCATCAGAAACTGAAGAAGATTTTGACTGCATTTCGTATGCCTTCTTGAGAAGTTGCATTGAACTTCCCTCTCCTCCCCAGGTAATTTCACTAAATGCTTTAGAAGCTAGTAAACGCCTCTGGTAATGTGTATTTCCTAGAGCATTGGCTGCCTTTAAGGCCGAATCGTAGATAGTGACAAAATTGTCAGATTCCATAGAACACCAAAACAGCGTGTCCAGAAACATTTCTGCTTTaatcaaaactttaaaaacattctcGGCTATCCTGGGATCTGTGCAACCGTCTACAAGACTTTCTACAAAAATCTGTTTTTCCTCATAGAATGCAATGAATGCGTCCATGGAATGACCATTTAGAAACTCGTCATTCAATTTATCGAAACGAGAAATGTAATGCTCATGGAAACGGCACTTTGCATTTGCTACTATTTCTTCCATTCGCTGACCTCCTGTTTCTTTAGCAAATGACTGAAGAAGCTTATGCATTATGAATGTTCCAGGCTGGGAGTTTGAATCGAGAAAGGATTTTCTTTGGAGTAATTTCAACATTGTGATGGCCTTGCACTTTCTAACATTCAATACAGCTGCTGCGAGAGTCGTGGTGATACATCCCGGAAGAACAGACAAAGACACAAATGCTTCTTTTTGTTCGGGAGAAAGTCTGTGGAAGGACTTTTCATATAAGAACTGCAATCTTTGATTAGCTGGATAATCTGTATTGTCTAAGATGTCGACGATACTTTCTGTTGTGGACTCATTGAACTCAATCAAACACTGGCTTGGTTGAACATCATCTTCAGAAACTAGAGAGCACATTAACCTCATTGCAAGAGGCACACAACCACATATTTGGGCAATTTGTGCGCAGTCATCGGGAGTCGCATTTGGCACCAATTCATGAACTAACGTGCGAGATGAGGTGTCATCCAGTGACCTTATTCTTATTGATTTGTGCCCTTGGAAATTCAAGTTCATAAATTCAAATGATTCTCGTGTCGTCAGCACCAGAGTTATCTTCTTATTTCGCGTGAGAATGTCTTCAAATAGTTTCAGGACGTCTTCTTTAACATTTGGAAAGCCACTCTCTAGCAGATCATCTACATTATCAAGAATAAATACGCAGGAATctgaaatgctgccgagggtcTCAATTAGCTCATCTTCAAAGAACAGAGGCTGAGATTGTGATCTCTGACTCGGGATGGCTTGCCTTACGAGGCTAAAAAGCTTTGATGTCAGATGTGCCTTTGTCTGAAGTCCTCGTaatgaaaggaaacaaacagGAAAGCGTCGAGACTGCAGTTGGTGCCCCACCGCTATAGCAACCGATGTCTTTCCGAATCCGGGTGAGCCCCAGATCGTCACGATTCGGGTATGTTCGGAACTCACTAGATCCCCGATCTCTTGGCATTCACTCTGTCGGCCAGTGAAGTTTGGAATCATTGAAGGAAGAACAGATCCTGGGACTGTTGACTTGATGTCTTTGTAATGCAAAAGTAAAACACAAAGTAGACATTGCTTACTTTTTTCTAATATCCTTTTTCTCGTTGATGGAGAAGATatcaagaagtaaaaacaaAGATCATCTTCAACTTTGTGCACATAACCGAAAATGTTATACAGCAGGCATATTTCCCGTTTTTCATTGCATTGTAGAAGTAGAAAACTTCAGTTGCCGTCATTTAAATGAAGACAGATCTTGTGCAATATTGGCCACGTTCCTAAGATGACGTCACTTCAGAAACTCCTCGTCACAATATAAATTACCCAGttataataaacataattaGTAGACTACATATGtactaaagaaagaaaatttgtttgtgacgtcatctcagAAATTAACCTTTGGCTTTGATTACGTTAGCTGTGAGAGCAAATTTAATAACTACTGTACCGCTCGAAACAAAGAAACTATTTAATTACAACTCTTATAAGAAGAAAGTTTTCTTGAAACGGAGGAAATGATTTAAAACTCCCGACTTGAGAAACTGTATGTTGGCTTCACTTTTCGACCCTATCAATTTCCATACGCGCACTTTTATAATGTCACAGTTGCGACAATTTCAAAAACTTAAGTCTGCCTTTTGTAGTGGAAAACAATGCCAACAAAAGCCTCACCGCGTTATCTCTCAACTGCAGAgtaaatcaacaggaaaaaaccTAGGTAAAAC
The genomic region above belongs to Montipora capricornis isolate CH-2021 chromosome 5, ASM3666992v2, whole genome shotgun sequence and contains:
- the LOC138049234 gene encoding uncharacterized protein; amino-acid sequence: MSLHPFRDEELNHFKCLSLVLNEFPKALRQTFKAMWDTTIGRRPGYQLWDDSTAVRNLFVSTERGTTKVPTHQSYNEWDCTAFFQATIFAKSFSIHSKTLNDLYVKPRAVPYGSFHGSVLSPVGDNAETFALAIDQLRRLRNAVCHSSRLEMDKATFDQNIQYAKEAFKALGIPTASIDVIGSLTASDFPTTEVRKLEQQLREEKRAYIKCLESRNADMKKIEESLASIKKESLTANKEVAEGLRMQQEHMSALGKEIHELKKKEEERYKEAEKTDIKSTVPGSVLPSMIPNFTGRQSECQEIGDLVSSEHTRIVTIWGSPGFGKTSVAIAVGHQLQSRRFPVCFLSLRGLQTKAHLTSKLFSLVRQAIPSQRSQSQPLFFEDELIETLGSISDSCVFILDNVDDLLESGFPNVKEDVLKLFEDILTRNKKITLVLTTRESFEFMNLNFQGHKSIRIRSLDDTSSRTLVHELVPNATPDDCAQIAQICGCVPLAMRLMCSLVSEDDVQPSQCLIEFNESTTESIVDILDNTDYPANQRLQFLYEKSFHRLSPEQKEAFVSLSVLPGCITTTLAAAVLNVRKCKAITMLKLLQRKSFLDSNSQPGTFIMHKLLQSFAKETGGQRMEEIVANAKCRFHEHYISRFDKLNDEFLNGHSMDAFIAFYEEKQIFVESLVDGCTDPRIAENVFKVLIKAEMFLDTLFWCSMESDNFVTIYDSALKAANALGNTHYQRRLLASKAFSEITWGGEGSSMQLLKKAYEMQSKSSSVSDDERSKYLCYFGICQLVNGEVESGIQCLQEVLSLMRESGEQKILRLVVNQVMAVYYQFLNDPSTSTYYYDKARKECNSAADEQLIVIPPLGRKGKKPKNSKELQTNTFDSGNYWPLQFLVIFHITEAAKNFFDTDTQQFVINPALRMLNDLQINSKTPFYLFHFCCNVMGLLESTFTEEGVVRSAFEESVASNHATLEQFKYSSSGPEENVDSTVTRRSQECNHPLAKIYQKFGEFHHYKKNYSKALDFKTCARDILLRTNKQKANAFLAHSYHSLGATQHSLGDFTSALQSAQRALDVRLKLFGEDHASTAKSYHSLGATQHSLGDFTSALQSAQRALAVRLKLFGEDHASTAESYHSLGVTQHSLGDFTSALQSNQRALDVRLKLFGEDHASTAESYHSLGGTQYSLGDLTFAMQSAQRALDVRIKLLGEDHAITAESYRSLGETQHALGDFTSALQSKQRALDVRIKLLGEDHASTAGSYHSLGVTQHSLGDFTSALKSKQRALDVRIKLFGEDHASTAESYHSLGVTQYSLGDFTSALKSKQRALDVRIKLFGEDHASTAGSYDSLGVTQHSLGDFTSALKSKQRALDVRLKLFGEDHASTAESYDSLGVAQHSLGDFNSAVQSKQRALDVRIKLFGEDHASTAGSYHSLAVTQHSLGDFTYAMQSAQRALDERIKLFGEDHASTAESYYSLGITQHSLGDFTSALQSKQRALDERIKLFGEAHASTAESHHSLGITQHSLGDFTSALQSKQRALDVRIKLFGEDHASTAGSYHSLAVTQHSLGDFISAMQSAQRALDVRIKLFGEDHASTAESHHLLGITQHSLGDFTSALQSKQRALDERIKLFGEDHASTAESYHSLVVTQHSLGDFTSALQSARRALDVRKILFGEDHASTAESYHSLGGTQYSLGDLTFAMQSAQRALDVRLKLFGEDHASTAESYDSLGVAQHSLGDFNSAMQSKQRALDVRIKLFGEDHASTAGSYHSLAVTQHSLGDFTSAMQSAQRALDERIKLFGEDHASTAESYYSLGITQHSLGDFTSALQSKQRALDERIKLFGEAHASTAESHHSLGITRHSLGDFTSALQSKQRALDVRIKLFGEEHAITAESYHSLGVTQHSLRDFTSALQSS